One stretch of Gouania willdenowi chromosome 16, fGouWil2.1, whole genome shotgun sequence DNA includes these proteins:
- the slc50a1 gene encoding sugar transporter SWEET1 gives MELLQLLSWACIVFTIGMFSTGLSDLKKMRESKSSDNIQFLPFLTTCLNNFGWLFYGLLKSDQTIILVNTIGALLQILYIVMYLTYTDKRRRLMSQIFTAVMVLLGGWLYFSTILTDKEAQLSQLGLTCSAVTVSMYLSPLTDLVRIVRSRDIKCLSFPLTIATFFTSTSWVLYGQQLNDYYIVVPNTPGIITSVIRLYLFWKFSSVNQNSPSYKPLHT, from the exons ATGGAACTTTTGCAGCTTCTGTCATGGGCCTGCATCGTGTTTACGATCGGCATGTTCTCTACTGGACT gtCGGACTTGAAAAAGATGCGAGAGTCAAAAAGTTCAGATAACATCCAGTTTCTCCCTTTCCTCACTACATGTCTCAA CAACTTTGGTTGGCTGTTTTATGGGCTCTTGAAGAGTGATCAGACCATAATCCTGGTCAATACCATTGGTGCCTTACTCCAGATCCTCTACATCGTCATGTATCTCACCTACACTGACAAAAGG AGGCGGTTGATGTCACAGATCTTTACAGCAGTCATGGTGCTCTTAGGAGGCTGGTTGTACTTCTCCacaattctcacagataaagaaGCCCAACTGAGCCAGCTGGGATTAACCTGCAGCGCTGTTACTGTCAGCATGTACCTGTCCCCGCTGACTGACCTG GTAAGAATTGTGCGTAGCCGTGACATAAAGTGCTTGTCCTTCCCACTGACCATAGCCACCTTCTTCACATCAACCTCCTGGGTTCTTTATGGTCAGCAGCTGAATGACTATTACATTGTG GTCCCGAACACACCTGGAATCATCACCAGCGTCATCAGGCTATATTTGTTTTGGAAGTTTTCATCAGTGAATCAGAACTCACCTTCATACAAGCCTTtgcatacataa